The Planococcus liqunii genome includes a region encoding these proteins:
- a CDS encoding Na(+)/H(+) antiporter subunit B codes for MKINDVILKTVSQAGVLIILTFGVYLFLSGHNQPGGGFIGGLVLATAFVLMFLTFDSETVNKAIPFDFKKISALGVLLAFSSSALPMFFGQPFMSQSFGYFDLPIFGKTELATVTIFESGVALTVIGVVVNIITSISEDE; via the coding sequence ATGAAGATTAATGACGTGATATTAAAAACCGTTTCCCAAGCAGGCGTGCTGATCATTTTAACTTTCGGCGTCTACCTTTTCCTGTCCGGACATAACCAGCCAGGCGGCGGGTTTATCGGCGGCCTGGTTCTGGCTACAGCTTTTGTGCTGATGTTTTTGACTTTCGACTCAGAGACCGTCAACAAAGCCATTCCGTTTGATTTCAAAAAGATATCGGCCCTTGGCGTCCTGCTCGCCTTTTCAAGCAGTGCGCTGCCCATGTTTTTCGGCCAGCCTTTCATGAGCCAGTCTTTCGGTTATTTCGATCTGCCGATTTTCGGAAAGACCGAACTGGCTACCGTAACCATTTTTGAATCCGGAGTGGCTCTGACGGTAATCGGAGTAGTCGTAAATATTATTACTAGTATAAGTGAGGATGAATAG
- a CDS encoding Na(+)/H(+) antiporter subunit C has translation METIIILLVGILTAVAIYLLLSKSLIRVILGTAILSHAVHLLILAMGGLKEGTVPLLGEEAESYVDALPQALILTAIVISFAVTAFILVLAYRAYQELGTDDLDEMRGVNDE, from the coding sequence ATGGAAACGATAATCATATTATTGGTCGGCATTCTTACCGCCGTGGCCATCTACCTACTCTTATCCAAAAGCTTGATCCGCGTCATTCTCGGAACCGCCATTTTATCGCATGCGGTGCACTTGCTGATTCTTGCGATGGGCGGCTTAAAAGAAGGCACTGTTCCATTGCTTGGCGAAGAAGCGGAAAGTTATGTTGACGCATTGCCGCAGGCACTGATTTTGACGGCTATTGTCATCAGTTTCGCTGTTACAGCTTTCATTCTTGTTTTGGCCTACCGTGCTTATCAAGAACTCGGCACAGATGACCTAGATGAAATGAGAGGTGTGAACGATGAATAA
- a CDS encoding Na+/H+ antiporter subunit D, with protein sequence MNNIILLPVLIPVMVGILLIFLRSYGRTQAWFSIFTMAATAGISYYLLEKVQSDGIQRLDFGGWAPPFGISFVADSFSLLLVLTASIVTFVCLMYALFSTNKLLQTMYYYPSVLFLIAGVNGSFLTGDLFNLFVCFEVMLLSSYVLLTLGGAKRQLREAIKYVVINIVSSWFFLVALAYLYGSVGTLNMAHLSVRVAEAGQGPLLTTISIVFMIVFSLKAGLLLYFWLPGSYSTPPVVTSALFGALLTKVGIYALFRVFSLIFNQQPEITHAIIGVMAGLTLIGGSIGAIAYNDIRKIAAYNVVIAVGFILVGLAVSTPNAIEGAIYYLIHDMVVKALLFLLVGTVIALTGTAQLHQMSGLMKNYPLLGWSFFITMLSLAGVPPLSGFIGKVLVSEGAIESGAYILLALSLLSSLFVLYSLLRIFKNSFWGETIVGKEDQVPLNSRFLVPCVVLVLLTFGIGLGTEGLSAYVTDAAETLLNPEIYVDAVLEGDRP encoded by the coding sequence ATGAATAACATCATATTGCTTCCTGTTTTAATTCCCGTTATGGTGGGGATTTTGCTGATCTTTTTGCGTTCCTACGGCCGGACACAGGCGTGGTTCAGCATCTTTACAATGGCTGCCACGGCCGGCATTTCTTATTACCTGCTGGAAAAAGTGCAAAGCGACGGAATTCAGCGGCTCGATTTTGGAGGATGGGCACCGCCTTTCGGCATTTCATTCGTCGCCGATTCGTTTTCGCTGCTGCTGGTGCTGACGGCCAGCATCGTCACTTTTGTCTGCCTGATGTATGCCTTGTTTTCTACCAACAAATTGCTGCAGACGATGTATTACTATCCTTCTGTACTGTTTTTGATCGCCGGCGTAAACGGGTCTTTTTTGACCGGCGACTTGTTCAACTTGTTTGTCTGCTTTGAAGTCATGCTCTTGTCGTCTTATGTGCTGCTGACACTTGGCGGTGCAAAAAGGCAGCTTCGTGAAGCCATCAAATACGTCGTCATTAACATCGTTTCTTCCTGGTTCTTTTTGGTTGCATTGGCGTACCTATACGGAAGCGTCGGAACATTGAATATGGCCCACTTGTCGGTTCGCGTAGCTGAAGCGGGACAAGGGCCGCTCCTTACGACCATCAGCATCGTGTTCATGATCGTCTTCAGCCTCAAGGCCGGACTGCTTCTTTACTTCTGGCTTCCGGGTTCTTACAGCACACCCCCTGTTGTGACTTCCGCCCTTTTCGGCGCTTTGCTGACAAAAGTCGGCATATACGCACTGTTCCGGGTATTTTCACTGATCTTTAATCAGCAGCCTGAAATCACTCATGCCATCATCGGAGTTATGGCCGGCTTAACGCTAATCGGCGGAAGCATCGGGGCCATCGCTTATAACGATATCCGAAAAATCGCTGCTTACAATGTGGTCATCGCTGTCGGTTTTATCCTGGTCGGCCTTGCGGTTTCCACGCCGAACGCAATAGAAGGTGCAATCTATTATTTAATCCATGACATGGTTGTAAAAGCGCTTCTCTTCTTGCTTGTCGGCACCGTCATTGCACTCACCGGCACTGCCCAGCTTCATCAGATGAGCGGATTGATGAAAAACTATCCGCTGCTTGGCTGGTCTTTCTTTATCACCATGCTGTCGCTTGCCGGCGTTCCGCCGCTCAGCGGATTTATTGGAAAAGTCCTCGTTTCGGAAGGTGCGATTGAAAGCGGCGCCTATATCTTATTGGCCTTATCGCTCCTATCCAGTTTGTTTGTACTATATTCACTGCTCCGCATTTTCAAAAACAGTTTTTGGGGAGAAACCATTGTGGGCAAAGAAGACCAGGTGCCTTTAAACAGCCGCTTCCTTGTTCCTTGCGTGGTGCTTGTTCTTCTGACGTTTGGAATCGGGCTTGGAACGGAAGGGTTGTCTGCTTATGTTACAGACGCTGCAGAAACTTTGCTGAATCCGGAAATTTACGTGGATGCGGTGCTGGAAGGTGACCGTCCATGA
- a CDS encoding Na+/H+ antiporter subunit E, translated as MPAQLLINIMIALLWTLLMDEDAFYLSTFIGGYLIGIGILFMMHRFFGAKFYLLRVYSTIRLLFIFISELAQSSLLIIKQILSPKLNIKPGIFTYEHSMEGAYELTTLALLLTLTPGSVVMEVSPDGKVFYIHAMDVEESRDTVLRSIKTFEKAIMEVTRG; from the coding sequence ATGCCCGCACAACTTCTGATCAATATCATGATTGCCCTCCTTTGGACCTTGCTGATGGATGAAGATGCCTTTTACTTGTCGACTTTTATTGGCGGCTACTTGATCGGCATCGGCATCCTGTTCATGATGCACCGCTTTTTCGGCGCCAAATTTTACTTGCTGAGAGTTTACTCCACCATTCGTTTGTTATTTATTTTCATTTCAGAACTGGCCCAATCCAGTTTGCTGATCATAAAACAGATACTGAGCCCTAAACTCAATATTAAACCGGGGATTTTCACTTACGAACACAGCATGGAAGGCGCTTATGAATTAACGACGCTTGCGCTCTTATTGACACTGACTCCCGGGTCTGTTGTCATGGAAGTCTCCCCGGACGGGAAAGTCTTTTACATTCATGCCATGGATGTCGAAGAATCGAGAGACACAGTACTGCGTTCCATCAAGACATTCGAGAAAGCCATCATGGAGGTGACACGAGGATGA
- a CDS encoding Na(+)/H(+) antiporter subunit F1 gives MIDTILTIALSLFCLAILLALYRIIWGPSMPDRVVALDMIGVNLISGVAVFSVALNTHAYLEVILIVGILAFISTIAFARFVERGDIVEHKRNY, from the coding sequence ATGATTGATACGATTTTAACGATTGCCTTATCCTTATTCTGCCTGGCCATTCTTCTGGCGCTTTACCGCATTATCTGGGGGCCGTCGATGCCGGACCGTGTGGTGGCACTGGATATGATTGGTGTAAACCTCATTTCAGGAGTGGCGGTATTTTCAGTGGCATTGAACACCCACGCTTACTTGGAAGTTATCCTGATCGTCGGCATTCTCGCCTTCATCAGCACCATCGCCTTTGCCCGCTTCGTTGAGAGGGGGGATATCGTTGAGCATAAGAGAAATTATTGA
- a CDS encoding Na+/H+ antiporter subunit G — translation MSIREIIEWAGVILILLGSIMAVISAFGILRLPDVYTRSHAATKSSTLAVLLSLSGTFIYFWATENFISVRLFLGITFVFLTAPVSGHLITRAAYRSNVKLADISTEDALKDVIHKKDTEE, via the coding sequence TTGAGCATAAGAGAAATTATTGAATGGGCTGGCGTTATCCTGATTCTCCTTGGCTCTATTATGGCCGTGATCAGCGCTTTTGGCATACTCCGCCTGCCTGATGTCTATACGCGTTCCCATGCAGCAACGAAAAGTTCGACGCTTGCGGTTCTACTGTCACTCAGCGGCACGTTCATCTATTTTTGGGCAACAGAGAACTTCATCAGCGTCCGTCTCTTCCTTGGAATCACTTTCGTATTCTTGACAGCGCCGGTTTCCGGGCATTTGATTACGCGGGCTGCTTACCGCTCGAACGTCAAGCTTGCTGATATTTCCACCGAAGATGCCTTAAAAGACGTCATCCATAAAAAAGATACAGAGGAATAA
- a CDS encoding DUF1538 domain-containing protein, producing the protein MENVKDTFKEVAAAILPVTIVVIILQVALMRLPLEALLQFLVGVVFVSIGFFLFLLGVTAGLLPVGELIGKKLPKTKKSWLIIGTGFLLGLAVTIAEPDVRVLAKQIDQVSAGEISSGILVMAVALGLAIFVAAAMVRTIFSIPIHYMLIGGYVLVFALSMFVPETFVSISFDAGGVTTGPMAVPFILALGVGVASVLRTPSASSSEGFGLIGLASIGPILAIMLLGVLFQ; encoded by the coding sequence ATGGAAAACGTCAAAGACACGTTCAAAGAAGTTGCCGCTGCTATCTTGCCCGTAACCATTGTCGTCATTATTTTGCAGGTCGCCTTGATGCGCCTTCCCCTTGAAGCCCTGCTCCAATTTCTAGTCGGCGTCGTCTTTGTCAGCATCGGATTTTTCCTGTTTCTTCTCGGAGTGACCGCCGGGCTATTGCCGGTAGGCGAACTGATCGGCAAAAAGCTTCCCAAAACCAAAAAATCCTGGCTGATTATCGGCACCGGCTTTCTTCTCGGGCTGGCGGTCACCATTGCAGAACCGGATGTGCGGGTTTTGGCAAAACAAATCGATCAGGTATCTGCAGGTGAAATCAGTTCAGGCATTTTGGTAATGGCAGTAGCGCTCGGTTTGGCAATTTTTGTGGCTGCCGCTATGGTCCGCACGATTTTCAGCATTCCTATCCATTACATGCTGATTGGCGGCTATGTATTGGTCTTCGCATTGTCCATGTTCGTCCCTGAAACTTTTGTCTCCATTTCATTCGATGCCGGCGGAGTAACGACTGGGCCGATGGCAGTGCCGTTCATACTGGCTCTCGGCGTCGGCGTTGCTTCCGTCCTGCGCACTCCATCCGCCTCTTCCAGCGAAGGCTTCGGGTTAATCGGCCTCGCTTCCATCGGCCCTATTCTGGCAATCATGCTTCTGGGGGTGCTTTTCCAATGA